In the Purpureocillium takamizusanense chromosome 5, complete sequence genome, one interval contains:
- a CDS encoding uncharacterized protein (COG:S~EggNog:ENOG503P4RA) → MPPVEIPGYYYDEEKKKYFKIEKSHTAPPSASWSADSVKKRRVEDTTRREARRKAHLLRNHIRRSVLRRNILPSGLLARETEITRTAAGGVAGYGARADDGDLGAAAWSGGVVYKGHVPFVPSFARPRFANMPCFYVGGEDTKTGLGVAYATLDEETLVGSYISTDDNDCITFDRDCPGTLERGPSFRTEMIRCPQMSSIKYHKPSHKMLLTSREPDHSCGLYFFSPPLSSPDDPRPHWLLGETNHYQRLSIRHRLRDEWLVHQSTPAPAASDLLCVIGTNAGILRVRSNETMAWISPQSPPKGLHLPQEIFDQDFQHGNHNILLAGGRQPRLWMTDLRTPESEWSWTRHASSIAHLRSVNEHQILVAGLQNSMALYDMRFLGCRRPNGTSPLLEFPAYRNAAHFHTGWDVSPQLGVAAAAQDDGTVRLFSLRSGRALRSPALARAARSDTPVRALMFQQMPWEKTPSLFVGEGPSLRKYSFGTVHFDDEA, encoded by the exons ATGCCACCGGTAGAGATACCGGGCTATTACTACG AtgaggaaaagaagaagtACTTCAAGATTGAAAAGTCTCACACGGCGCCTCCATCGGCATCATGGTCGGCCGACTCGGTGAAGAAACGCCGCGTCGAGGACACTACGCGGCGGGAGGCGCGTCGCAAGGCGCACCTATTGCGCAACCACATAAGGCGCAGCGTCTTGCGGCGCAACATACTGCCCTCGGGactgctcgcccgcgagacTGAGATCACGAGgaccgctgccggcggggtggcgggctacggtgcgcgcgccgacgacggggacttgggcgccgcggcgtggtCGGGCGGCGTGGTCTACAAGGGCCACGTGCCGTTTGTGCCCAGCTTTGCGCGGCCTCGCTTCGCCAACATGCCCTGCTTCTACGTGGGCGGGGAGGACACCAAGACTGGCCTTGGTGTGGCTTACGCGA ccctggacgaggagacgctcGTTGGGAGCTACATATCCACAGATGACAACGACTG CATTACATTTGACCGAGACTGCCCTGGTACGCTGGAACGCGGGCCGTCCTTCCGCACGGAAATGATTCGGTGCCCGCAGATGTCGTCGATCAAGTACCACAAGCCCTCGCACAAGATGCTCCTCACGTCCCGGGAGCCGGACCACAGCTGCGGGCTCTACTTCTTCTCCCCACCCCTGTCTTCCCCGGATGACCCCCGGCCGCACTGGCTGCTAGGCGAGA CTAATCATTACCAACGCCTGTCCATCCGCCATCGACTTCGCGATGAGTGGCTCGTGCATCAGAGCACGCCTGCCCCGGCCGCGTCGGACCTCCTCTGCGTCATCGGCACCAACGCTGGTATCCTGCGCGTCCGCTCCAACGAGACTATGGCGTGGATCTCGCCGCAGAGCCCGCCCAAGGGCCTGCACCTGCCGCAGGAGATCTTCGACCAGGATTTCCAGCACGGCAACCAcaacatcctcctcgccggcggccgccagccgcgtCTCTGGATGACGGACCTGCGCACTCCCGAGTCGGAGTGGTCGTGGACCCGGCACGCCAGCTCCATCGCCCACCTGCGCAGCGTCAACGAGCACCagatcctcgtcgccggcctgcagaACTCCATGGCCCTCTACGACATGCGGTTCCtcggctgccgccggcccaacGGCACGAGCCCGCTGCTTGAATTCCCCGCGTACCGCAACGCCGCGCACTTCCACACGGGGTGGGACGTGAGCCCGCAActcggcgtggcggccgcggcgcaggacgACGGCACCGTGAGGCTCTTTTCGCTGCGCTCCGGCCGTGCCCTGCGGAGCCCCGCgctggcccgcgccgcccgctccgaCACGCCGGTGCGCGCCCTCATGTTCCAGCAGATGCCGTGGGAGAAGACGCCCAGCCTCTTTGTGGGCG